In the genome of Candidatus Pristimantibacillus lignocellulolyticus, the window TTTGTCAGAAATTAAACAACCAGAGAAAGCACTTACGTTTCTCAAAACTTATACTAACAACCGCTATCTTGGAGGATGGTCATTGTTTGGCGTGATAGATGAAGAGAAAATATTGTCTGAAGTACGTCAATCAGCACAGTTTATTGTTATTTTAGCAATCATTAATTTTGTAGTGCCAACGATTATCATTACGATGATTTCAAGTTCAATTCATACTCGAGTGAAAAAAGTACTAAATCATATGAAAAAAGTGAAAGGGAAAAACTTTGAACAAATTCCTTATGATAGCGCTCGGGACGAAATAGGTGAATTATCAGTTGAGTTTAATCGAATGATTGACCGGATTGATAACTTAATTAATGATGTGTATGTTGCTGATATTCAGAAGAAAGATCTTGAGATTAGACAACGACAAGCACAGCTGCATGCTCTTCATAGTCAAATTAATCCTCACTTCTTATTCAATGCGTTAGAGACGATTCGAATGCGAAGTCTTATGAAGGGAGAATCAGAAACGGCTCGAACCATTCAAAATATGGGGAAAATATTTCGAAAGTCGATCTCTTGGAAAAGAAGCTTTGTTACGATTAGTGAAGAGATTGAACTTATTGAAAGTTTCCTGGAAATTCAGAAGTATCGCTTTGGGGATAAGTTACAGTTTCAAATTACAGTAGAAGATGCTTTAAAGGAACAAATAATTCCTAAAATGACATTTTTACCTTTTGTTGAAAATGCAAGCATTCATGGCATTGAAAGCAATCCTGGAATAGGCCTAATTACAATTCAAATTGCACATGAAGCTCAGTATATTGTTTTTGTCATTTCTGATAACGGTATGGGAATGACTGAGCAAAAGTTGAATGAATTAGAAACCTATTTCAGTGATGATGAGCAGATGGGTGATAATGTTGGAATGAAAAATGTATTTACTCGTCTGCGTATTGTATATGGGGATGAATTTACTTATAAGATGGAAA includes:
- a CDS encoding sensor histidine kinase; the encoded protein is MRRFHINNLKLRNKLVLIYILCVFIPILFANVVFYNVTTNNIKNQKAVDAEIALEQLKNELKVVIEDAAGIAYLYYIDPVLNNHLNTKYNSYDQYIESLASIKSIFNRSDKEYQTISSALIMTNNTSILSSGNIVLMDEDILRSQWYVEFSENVNSYSYFYVTEKSISIIQNLDYEQTGTFEHLIKIDLNMEYVKQLMDLSNFQGNVYFANDENNVHYSTDPELVLTEGPVVLSEIKQPEKALTFLKTYTNNRYLGGWSLFGVIDEEKILSEVRQSAQFIVILAIINFVVPTIIITMISSSIHTRVKKVLNHMKKVKGKNFEQIPYDSARDEIGELSVEFNRMIDRIDNLINDVYVADIQKKDLEIRQRQAQLHALHSQINPHFLFNALETIRMRSLMKGESETARTIQNMGKIFRKSISWKRSFVTISEEIELIESFLEIQKYRFGDKLQFQITVEDALKEQIIPKMTFLPFVENASIHGIESNPGIGLITIQIAHEAQYIVFVISDNGMGMTEQKLNELETYFSDDEQMGDNVGMKNVFTRLRIVYGDEFTYKMESEEGSGTRIMLKLPMKEIE